Genomic segment of Canis lupus dingo isolate Sandy chromosome 9, ASM325472v2, whole genome shotgun sequence:
agCTCTGCAAACCCCCGCCTCGTCCCAGCCCAGGCTCCCCTGGGCACAGACCTGCTGCCGGaggcctccctctctctgtaccCCTGGGATGAGCCTGGCAGGAGGAATGCCGGCTGGCGTTGCCCTGATGAGTGCTTCACTGGCTTTCAGCTCAGGAAGTTGTGAGACAGAAAACATAGTGGGCTCAGAGATAGACATGTCGGGGACATTCGTCTTCCCTGGTAAGAACCGTTGCCCTGTTGCTACAGTTACAGCCCCCAGCTCTGCGTGCCCACTACACTGGCTTTGCTATCTTTCTGCACCGTTTCCCGTGCAGTTCCCTGTACCCCTCCTTATGCCCCAGATGCTCCCATTCTCTCAGCACAAGGTGGGGTGGCCTTCAAGGGCTGCTGTTTTCCCTTGCCTCACATGATGGGAGGGTCCAGACACCGGGAAAGGAGGGGGCAGGCCCCACAGCCTGCAGGGGGGcatgtccctccctcccacttacTCCCCAGGCCACAGGGAGATCCAAGTGGTAGATACGGACTACGAGCAGTATGCCATTTTGCGGTTGTCCCTCCACTGGCAAGGCAAGGACTTCCGTGTGCTCAAGTACTTCAGTAAGCtcgggctggggtgggaggtggggggtggggcgtgCCACTGCCCTCCTTGGGACAGCCCAGCTCAGCGCTCCTGCGCCCCCCCACAGCCCGCAGCCTCGAGGACGAGAATGGGCCAGGCTTCTGGAGGTTCCGGGAGCTGACCGCAGACACGGGGCTTTACCTGGTAGCCCGGCACGGTGAGCCCCAGGCCTCCTGGGGGGCGTCGGGTGGGGGCCCCCCCGAGGTGGGAAGGGGCCTGTCCTGCAGCAcctgaccaccccccaccccgccccgcagGGAGGTGCGCCAAACTCCTGAAGGAGGTGAGCCTTGCCCTAGTCTGCTGAGCTTCGCAAGCTGGGGTCTCCCGGCCTGACGGGGCCCCGGAGCACTCGGGACCCTGGGCCTCCAGGGTGCTGACATCAGGCTGCGAGAGGGCCCTTGGGGGCTgagagagggacaggggaggCTGGGCCCTCGAGGGACCCCCCCTTCTGTCCCATGGGCGCCAGCACCCccccaggtgggggcagggaggcactGGTTCCCCGTGTCCCAGGGGATGCTGGTACATCCCCTGCATGATCCCCCCCACAACATGGTCCCGAGATGTGGGGCTGTGACCCTACCTTgcatgtggagaaactgaggcctagggaGGCTGTGCTCACGGTTCTGCTGCTAGGACGCCGGGTCCACCCATGCGCCTAAGCACAGCCCTTAGGGGCCTCTGAAGGCCAGGCGCTGCCCTGAGGCCCTGCCCTTCTGTGTCCCAGGAGCTGATCTAGAGGACCCCAGGCCAGGAtgctccgcccccccccccaggggctgCTTGCACCTGCTCTGAATAAACCCCACTGCCAAACCCACTGCCCGAGTGTCTTTCTTGGGGGAGCGGGGCCTGAGGGGTGACAGATGAGGCTGTGGGGGGGTTGCACTACTGCCCTGAAAGTGATAGTGACCCCGACGCCCTGGTGGCCTGTGCTCACTGTGTGCATTGCTGGTGAACGGGAGCcattcccaccccatccctggcTGGAACTTCTCCCAGAGAGGGCTGAGCTGGGGGTGCTGTGGCCAGGCAGGGCTCCTTCCCTTGGGGGCCCGGGGCCCACACAGTCAGATGCAGGGGGAGAGCCCTGTgccctctctgtccttcccacttGAGGGTCATACCCAGCCTGCCCTGCTCAGAGCCCAAGGCCAGGCCCCCAGGTGCGTGGGCCCCAGAGTCATGGTGCCGGCTACCCCCTGCTCCCTGAGCCTGAGCGCACCAGGCCCGGTGCCCTCGAGTAGAGCTTTGGTTAGGTCTCCCAGGTGAAAGAGGGTCATGTTGCCCTTCTGCCTACATTCTTGCACGGCTCCCTGCTGCCCCAACCTCAAATCCTTGGTTATCATGTCCAAGGCCCCCTGGTCATGGCTGTTCTTCTCTCCACCACCGGCtttctcccacccacccctgcatGGTTAGCTCAGTCTTTTCAGGGTCATTCCGCACGCTGTCACCCCATAATGTGCACTGACTATCTCATCAGCCCATTTTCTTCCATCAGTGGGGGCTAAGACCGGAGGCAGACAGGGTGGCCTGGTCAGGGCAGGGCATGTGGGGTGAGCGTGAGCCCATGACACTGGGCACAGCTGGGAGGACAAGGCTTGCGGGGAGCAGCTGCCTTGTGGGTGAGGCTGGAGAGTGGTGCCTGAGGTCAAGCAGTTCTGGGGGCCTGGTGAAGACCTACCCCACAAGAGCACAGAAACCCCATTGTCACTCAGGGGTCCAGCGACTGCCGTGCAGACCAGCCCAGAGCGAGGCCTGGAGTGGGGAACCTGCCTGGGACCTGCTGGATTGAATCCTGAGCAGTGTTCCCACAAGACCCATAGGAGTGACATCTGGAAGCTGCATTCTGGCAGCTTCAGGGTGCTTGGCGGACAATTTGGATGTTCCATGGATCTTTCTGGACGAAGCTTGCAACAAGTGTGAGGTGAGGAGCCTGCAGGTGGACTTGCTGTGGGGTCGTGCTCCTGGGCTTGGGCAGCAGTCACCAAGTCCCCGGGCCAGTCATGGCACTGAGCCGTCAGGGGTTTATTCCTTGCGCATCTGGACACcggaagccccacattggggtggTCTCTGGTGAGAGgcccctcctgcctgcagctgcAGGTGGCCTTCCCGCTGTGTCTCACATGGCCTCAGCTCCACTGCCAGGGAGAGCTGGCTGTGCCCCCCTCCTCTTAGGAGGGTGCCTGTCCTAGCAGGTTCCAACCTGCCCGAGAGGCCCCACCTCCAGACACAGCACAGTTGGGGTTAAGGCTCCAGTGAGGCATTCCTGGGGACACCATTCAGTCCCTGACAAAAGCCAACCCCATTCAGAGGATGACAGCGGCATCCAGGGCCTCTGCCAGACAACACAAGTGCCCAAGCCGCTGGACATGCTGGGAAATGGCAGAACTACACGCCCGCTGACAGCCAGAGGACTCATGGGAGAACAGATAGGGCAACGAATGGGGCCAACGCAGAGGCTGTGAAGAGAGCTGGTGGGGAGCTAGTGCTGCGGGGCACCGAGCCAGGGCTCTCCTGGATGGGTTTGGCACGCTGCAGGTGGCAGAGGTCGTGGCTGTGACCCTGGACGAATCAACACAGATGTCGGAGCCTTGGAGGGGAGCAGAGaatggctggggtgggggcgggggggtgggggcaaggccAGGCGTGTAGCCTTGTCCTAGCCACAGAAGGCAGCGAAGATGAGGTGGAAAAATATCGGAAGAGATAGTTGCCAAAGTATGCCCACCTCGATGAAGCACATCTCTGAGGCTGCGGAGACCTGAGCGCCCGGCCTGGGCCATGGAAGTCGGAAGTCGACCTCACAGGCtgaagcggggggtgggggtgggggagctgtcTCGGAAACCAACTCTCGTTCTAggaaataaagctatttttacaCAGATCAGAGTGCAGAGAAATTTGTCCCTAGAGTTTGTGCAGTGCAAGAAGGAAGCGCTAGTGCAGTCCTTGGGATGAGCGATGTCACAGGTAACACCCACTCAGGTCCACGGGAGCTCAGGACTGCAGGGACACTGGGAGAGTGGGACACAGGCTCAGCGCAGCCGGCCAGCatcctctgtcctcctcctccaggagccttccctcctcctgcacGTGTTTACTGTCTCTTGTGCAACTCTggtgcccttcctccctccctccctcccctcctctctcactctcccttccttcctcccttcctcccttccttccacaaCTCATCATGTATTGCCATCCTCTATCCTGATGCACAAACCTGTCTGAATTTGTCCAGCAGGGTTTCCTTCAGGATGGCCCCCAAGTCTTTTTGACCCATTTCCCTGATTCTGCAAACACACGTTTGCTCTCTGGCACCAGAATCCCCCTGAGCTCCTGTTAGGTTCGTTGTGACTCAGCCCTGGGGTCATCTCCAAGGGGTCTGGCTCCTTTCTGTAGAGAACGGTCCTGGGACACCATGGTCTGGATGCCTGGTACACTCAGTGTGGCTTCTCCCGGGGTGTGATGATGTGGAGCCTTCTCAGCAGAGAGAGCCACCCTTCCACTTGCCCCTCTCCAGCCCTGGGAAACCATTCTGCTCCTACCCGGCCCCGAGCGCACTGAAAGCAAGTCTTAGAAAGGCAGAAGCCGGGATTTATAGCCCCTTACACTTCGGCCTGAGAATAGGATAGAAGTCCTCTGCCCAAGGTTCCTAGGGCTGATTCTGTGGCCCCCTTCATGTGGTTGCGTCGTTGCCTTATAACACGGCTGCATCCCACTTGTTTATGGGGGAGTAATGGGTTACCATGATCCCAAAGTCAAGGTCACAtacatcaggggcacctgggggctcagtctgtgaagcacatgactcttgatcttggcttggGTCACGACCTCAGGGATGtccggctctgcactcagtgggagattgagcctgctggagattctctctctctccccctgccccttcccatcaCAAAGTATCATAGACTTCAACACCAGAGGTGTGTTCCCTCTCAACTCCAGAGGCATGAGTCTGAGATCCAGGTGTAGCCGGGCTGGTTCCTcccaaggcctctctccttggcctgttgtggatggccatcttctcatCCGGTCTCCATTGTCATCCCTGTGTGTGTCCCTGTCCCTTAATCTCTTCTGACAAGGACTCCAGGTATATGTAACCCGAATGACTTCATTTTGACCTAATTGCCTCTTTAAAGGCTCCatgtccaggggatccctgggtggctcagcagtttagtgcctgcctttggcccagggcgcaatcctggagtcctggaatcgagtcctgcgtcaggctcccggcatggagcctgcttctccctttgcctgtgtctctgcttctctctctctctctctatgtctatcatgaataaataaataaaatatttttaaaaaaggaatattttttaaaaaggctccaTGTCCAAATGGAGTtgcattctgaggttctggggtcAGAACTTCAGAATACAAATTTGGCGGGGGGATGCGATTTATAACAAACATCTTTCATTTGTTTAGGGGTCACTTTAACTTTTTTGTGTGAATTGTCTGGTTATGTTGTCTATGTTTCTGATGGGTTTTGgccttttttcctcttaatttaaaaaactttcttaTAGATTATGACTGTTATCCCTTACACACTGTATATGTTAGAAATACTTTCTCCAGATGTATCATTCCTCTTTTGACTTTATTAATGGCtttatttttgctataaaaagtttaaaaatatagttagTTTTTATCAGTACTTTCTTTTGTTACATCTGGATTTTGATGAATAGTTAGTAGGGCCTATGGGTTTGTAGTGGTTTGATTTTCCTTAGGCTGCATGAGATTTCCCAGAATTTCCAGAAGGCAAGAGCTTTACAGGGCCTGTAAAATGAGTTCCTACAGCGACGTGAGATCAAACTCCTGCCATGAACCCCTTATTTGTGAATACACTTGCCTCCTAGTGGTCCCACCTTCAGGAGTGAACTCTGGTGCAATTAGAAAGCCTTTCCCTATATCCACATTATGGAGAAATTCAccaatgatttcttttattactCATATGGTCCCATTTCCAGGTTTAACATTCAGATCTCTGATCTATTTGATGTTTACTCTCACACATGTGGTGAATGTGCTTCACTTTAATCTTCTTCCaaatggatatccagttgtcctgacagcatttatttataaaaatctattttttcccaGGATTTAAGATGTCTCCTTTGCAGTGCAGTCTGTTCATTCTGGCTCATGAGAGCCTGctgtatacatatttttcctcaattgccatcttttttttttaagatttatttatttttaaagattttatttatttatttgacatggggaaagagagagagagaaagagaaagagagagagggagagcacaagcagggcaagtgtcaggtagagggagaagcagactccttgctgagcaagaaACCTGACTtgctcgggactcgatcccaggatcctgagatcatgacctgagccaaaggcagatgcttaaccaactgagacgcccaggtacccctcaaatcTGCAATGTGTAAGATTATTTTGGGTTACACAGATGTCTTTTGTCTATACCACTTATGGTTTCCAGCTGTATTATGAGAACTGTGAAAGTATAATTTCAAATGTGGCCGTCAACTTGTTAAGCAAGGCAATCCTGCTATTTTCACAACCTATGTGGTCTTGATGTGTGTCTACCCTCAACATTCAGGTTGACATCTTAACCCCCCAATATAATGGCATTGGGAAGTGGGCCTTTGGAAGGTGactaggtcatgagggtggagcccccatgaaTGGAGTCAGTGCCCTTATGAAAGAGACCTCACTGAGCTCCGCTACCTCTTCTACCATGAGTACACTGAGAAGTCTGTGATCCACAAGAGGCCCCTGCTGACCCTGCTAGCACCCTGACTGGaccttccagcctctagaactgtgagaaataaatgtctgttgtttataagccacccagtgtgtgtTTTCCTGTGATATCAGCCCCAGCGGACTAGGAGAGCCTACCTTGCAATTCTAATGCAGGGAGCATTTATGGATCTGCTTCTATTATCTCTTTCTTCAGCTATGTTTCTCTCCATTCATCTTAGTCTCCTCGAATGTCATGTCAGGAAACTGTACATGACAAAAACATGGTCAACAGGATTAATTTGAAGAGTAGGATGATATTTTTGTCCTTGTATTTCATCTTCTGCTTGGCATTGGGGAAGCTGGTAGTCAGGGGCCACCCTAATCTGTGCTCAAGACCTgagactgggatgcctggatgactcagtggctgaacacctgccttcagcccaaggtgtgattctggagtcccggatcaagtcctgcatctggctccctgcatggagcctgcttctctctctacctgtgtctctgcctctctctctctgtgtctctcatgaataaataaataaaatctataaaaaaaaatcccaaaacaaaacaaaaacaaacctgagACTTCCCAGGCCACCCCGGGGTAGTGGAAAGTTTGGTTGCACATTTGTGCAAGGACTGGTTTACTTTTTTCACCCCTAAACTCATCTCCCAAGCAGAGGTTGGAGTGGTGGCTTAGCAGGCATCCCTCCTTAGAAAGACCTGGCAAGAAAAATGGCTTCATATTTCCTCCACCTTCCAaatcttccttgttttttgttgATAGAACCCCTGGAAGCAACTGGCAAAGGGGTCTGGAAATGTGGTCTACACATTTCCACCACCAGTCCCTCCAATTTCCCAGTAAAGGATCCTCCTAGCCACCTCCTCTTGGGCTTCAGGGGCTCAGGTAGATCCTATCAAGGGGCTCAGATGACCCAGGTCCATACAGAGCTCCATGGGACCCCGGGGGATGTGCAGCTCCTGAGGGGCCTGGCTGGGGTCATGGAGTACAGAGGTGGGAGGCAGCAGGGCCAAGGCTGGCCAGAGAGTGGGCAAGTTCAGGCCAATGGGGGTGGACCAGTGGAAGGAACAGAACATTCTGGGCTGGGTGTTGACTGTGTGGGAGCAGGAGGCCAAGGCTAGCAGAGCAGAATAATGAGTGAGTCAGGAGGGAGTAGgagctttaaattttttgtttgtttgtttctttctttccttctttaaaaaaaaattttaatgtttgaaGCAAGAGATCCAAACTGCAGCTACTGGAAGAACTGTCTGTGCCTCCCCTCAGACTTGGCCTTGGCCTACAGCCAGCAAGGGTTAAAGACCAGGGTCT
This window contains:
- the LCN8 gene encoding epididymal-specific lipocalin-8 isoform X8, which gives rise to MIGFHVSDGSPGSGRFLKAGPSHPSSQCGGRSHRLLRVTQIAGFWREVGVASSQNLALKTPKRLEALFLTLSGHELLVKAAYYSSGSCETENIVGSEIDMSGTFVFPGHREIQVVDTDYEQYAILRLSLHWQGKDFRVLKYFTRSLEDENGPGFWRFRELTADTGLYLVARHGRCAKLLKEGSSDCRADQPRARPGVGNLPGTCWIES
- the LCN8 gene encoding epididymal-specific lipocalin-8 isoform X6, with product MTSSASCAMGLLSQYKPGAGGAEARGAVMEAGLLSAILGLVTVQGETAMLDLDLQKIAGFWREVGVASSQNLALKTPKRLEALFLTLSGHELLVKAAYYSSGSCETENIVGSEIDMSGTFVFPGHREIQVVDTDYEQYAILRLSLHWQGKDFRVLKYFTRSLEDENGPGFWRFRELTADTGLYLVARHGRCAKLLKEGSSDCRADQPRARPGVGNLPGTCWIES
- the LCN8 gene encoding epididymal-specific lipocalin-8 isoform X7, with the protein product MTSSASCAMGLLSQYKPGAGGAEARGAVMEAGLLSAILGLVTVQGETAMLDLDLQKIAGFWREVGVASSQNLALKTPKRLEALFLTLSGHELLVKAAYYSSGSCETENIVGSEIDMSGTFVFPGHREIQVVDTDYEQYAILRLSLHWQGKDFRVLKYFTRSLEDENGPGFWRFRELTADTGLYLVARHGEPQASWGASGADLEDPRPGCSAPPPRGCLHLL
- the LCN8 gene encoding epididymal-specific lipocalin-8 isoform X10; translated protein: MTSSASCAMGLLSQYKPGAGGAEARGAVMEAGLLSAILGLVTVQGETAMLDLDLQKIAGFWREVGVASSQNLALKTPKRLEALFLTLSGHELLVKAAYYSSGSCETENIVGSEIDMSGTFVFPGHREIQVVDTDYEQYAILRLSLHWQGKDFRVLKYFTRSLEDENGPGFWRFRELTADTGLYLVARHGRCAKLLKEELI
- the LCN8 gene encoding epididymal-specific lipocalin-8 isoform X9, giving the protein MTSSASCAMGLLSQYKPGAGGAEARGAVMEAGLLSAILGLVTVQGETAMLDLDLQKIAGFWREVGVASSQNLALKTPKRLEALFLTLSGHELLVKAAYYSSGSCETENIVGSEIDMSGTFVFPGHREIQVVDTDYEQYAILRLSLHWQGKDFRVLKYFTRSLEDENGPGFWRFRELTADTGLYLVARHGRCAKLLKEVSLALVC